GTCCCTTCGGGAAGAAGCCGCCGTCATTCCACAGGTTCGCCACCGACGCCTGGTGTCCGGTCGGCGAGGTGAAGCCCCAGGCCACCAGGGCGAAGCCGGCGGCGATCAGTGCGCAGATCGCGATGATCTTGATCAGCGCGAACCAGAATTCCATCTCGCCGAACAGCTTCACCGTGACCAGGTTCAGGCTCAGCAGCAGCAACACGCACAGCACCGCGGGAATCCACGGCGCCAGGTCGGGAAACCAGAACTGCGTATAGGCGGCGATCGCGATCACGTCGGCGATCGCGGTGATGATCCAGCAGAACCAGTACGTCCAGCCGCAGAAGAAACCGGCCCACGGCCCCAGCAGGTCGGTGGAGAAGTCGATGAACGACTTGTACTCCAGGTTGGACAGCAGCAGCTCGCCCATCGCCCGCATCACGAAGAACAGCATCACGCCGATGATCAGGTAGACCAGCAGGATCGACGGCCCGGCCAGACTGATCGTCTTGCCCGAGCCCATGAACAGGCCGGTGCCGATCGCGCCGCCGATGGCGATCAGCTGCAGGTGCCGGTTGGAAAGGCTGCGCCGAAGATGGTCCGGGTGTTCCAGCGATGCGGTCATGCGGCGCGCCTTGGCGTTGGGAAGCCGCCAACATACAGAAAAGCGGGCGCGGCGGCCATGTGGCGTGCCTAGACATTGCCTTGCGCCTTCACCATCCGGGGCAATTACTTGATTTCGTCGCCACACCGTTGAGACGTTTCCGCACCTGACTTGAGCATGGAACATGCCCAAGACGCGTAGCCAGGATGTCCACTAAAGCGCCGGGGTGATTCCGCGCCAGCGGCGGCTGGCATAAATGAATTACTCGGTTTGCTGCCATGGGTCCAACAGCTCACTGTGCGTAAGCTGAATTTCTAGACCTGATGCTCTCGATGCGCCAGCAGGCTGCCTATCCGGGATATACATGCCTACGAAAGATTTTGGGAAGTTCGTGACAGGCGGCGCAATCTCGTGAAAGGTGTAAATGTCGAAGCACGCGATGCAGAAATCTTGTCCGTTGTCGGCCCGCTCCCACGTGCACGCGTATTTAAACTTGCCGTTATAGGCGCGCACGACATCTGCGGTCTTTGAGAGTAAAGCCTTTCGAATGACGTCAGAGAACACAAAAGTTTGCTCCAAGGGCACCATCAACCTCAGCGTGTCTATTTCGGCCTCTGGAAGTGGAATATGGAACTTGCTCTTGGTACGTACGGGGAGAAAGTCCTTGTAGAGAAGCGCGTGCATCCCGCGAACAATACGTGCAGCCATTGGCGCAAGCGGAAGATTGGAGACAGAGGCTGCGTGGCCGATTCCAAAGCTAACGAACTCGGGCTTTAGGCGGTCTGTGTACGCAAAGCTCTGGCTCTTTTTCCTCGTGTGTAGCGCGTCCGTAATGATTCCGATCATTTCGTCAGCTTCTTTCCAGGCATCGTTGCAACCCACATGAGTAGGAAGAATGATGGGGTAGTTCTCGCGGTCACCAAGCGCGAACAGCCCCTTTGGCGGGCAGTGATCGCGATTGATAGGGCTTGGCCCGGCTAGTGTTTCTCCGCACAAATAGCAGAACGCAGGGGTTCCATGGCTTCTGAGCTGCTTTTGCGAAGAAATTTCCAAGCTAACCTCACGACTAGTAGATCCATATCAGGCGTCGGCAATCGATGGTCAACTTCCAACAGCGCCCGGTCAAGCGGACAAATCCTGCAAACCAACAAGGGGTTGCTGGATGCTGGCGGTGTACGGAACGGCGGAACAGACGAATATGGACTTTGCATCTCTCACGGACGTGAAGAAATAAACTGCATGGCGGATGGCATGTGGCGGACGCGCGACGACTGCGTCGAAAATCAGGACCACACCTTTGCATCGCGCCGACGCGACCTCAACCCGACTGCCCGCGCCGCGCATACCCCACCGGCGAACACCCCACCAGCGCCTTGAAGTCGCGGATGAAGTGGGCCTGGTCGAAGTAACCCAGGTCCAGCGCCAGTTGCGTCCAGTCCATCGGCTTGCCCGCGTCGACGCGTTCGAGTGCTTCGTGCATGCGGTAGCGGTTGATCACCCACTTCGGGCCGATGCCCACGTACTGGTTGAACAGGCGTTGCAGGGTGCGCGGCGTGATGCTCCAGCGGGTCGCCAGGTCGTCGAGGGTGCGCAGGCTGCGGTCGATGGCGACGGCGTCCACCATCTCGCCCACGCGCAGCGCCTGCGCATCGGGTGGCGGCAGACGGGTGACCAGGAAGTCGCTGGCCAGCGACACCATGTGTTCGTCGTCCGGCGACGCCTGCGTGATCGTCGCCAGTTCGGCGGCGACGGTGCCGAACACCTGTTCCGGCGCGATCGAGCGATTGCGCAGCACGGATACCGGTTGCCGCAGGAAGCCGTGGAAACCGCCGGGGCGGAACTTCACCCCGAACACGCCGCCGCAGCCTTCCAGCACAGTGCTGAAGCGGCCGGTGTGGATGCCGTGGATGCGGTTGCCGGCAGCCTCACATACCAGGTGCACGTTCGGGTGCGGCAGCGTTTCGCGCAGCTGCGGCGGGCCGCCCTGCAGATCCCAGCGCACGATCCAGTAATGCTGCACCACGCCGCCCAGCGCCGGCGGCGGCGCGATGCGGGCGTGGTGGAACAGGCCCGTCGACGGCGCGCCTGGCGCCGGACGCAACACGCCACGGGCCTTGCCGACGCCGCCGTTCATCCGCGTCTTCCGCAAGGGGTGGCACGCGCCTGTCGCGTTTTTACAATCATCGCGTCCCCAACCGTGCTTTCATTGTCGGCGTGACATCACCCGGGAGTCTCCCATGAAAAGCGCCGCACGACTCCTGCTTGCCCTCGCCGTTTCGCTGCCTGCGGCAGCGCTCGCACAAACCCCCACGGAGCCCGTCACCATGCACGCCACCGGCCATTTCGACGTCAAGGTTTCCCCGCAGACGCCCGACAATCCCCAGGCCAAAGCCTCGGGCCTGGCGCGACTGTCGCTGGACAAGCAGTTCCACGGCGATCTGGACGCCACCAGCCAGGGCGAGATGCTGGCCGCCGGTGACGGCAGCACGTCCGGCGCCTACGTGGCGCTGGAGACAGTCAGCGGCAAGCTGCACGGCCGCAGCGGCAGTTTCGCGCTGGTGCACCGCGCCCTGATGGTCGCTGGCACGCCGCGGGAATGGACCGTGGTGGTGGTGCCCGGCTCCGGCACCGGCGAACTGGTTGGCCTCGACGGCGCCATGACGATCAC
This is a stretch of genomic DNA from Rhodanobacter sp. FDAARGOS 1247. It encodes these proteins:
- a CDS encoding DUF3224 domain-containing protein, translated to MHATGHFDVKVSPQTPDNPQAKASGLARLSLDKQFHGDLDATSQGEMLAAGDGSTSGAYVALETVSGKLHGRSGSFALVHRALMVAGTPREWTVVVVPGSGTGELVGLDGAMTITIADGRHDYDFSYTLPAH
- a CDS encoding helix-turn-helix domain-containing protein, translating into MNGGVGKARGVLRPAPGAPSTGLFHHARIAPPPALGGVVQHYWIVRWDLQGGPPQLRETLPHPNVHLVCEAAGNRIHGIHTGRFSTVLEGCGGVFGVKFRPGGFHGFLRQPVSVLRNRSIAPEQVFGTVAAELATITQASPDDEHMVSLASDFLVTRLPPPDAQALRVGEMVDAVAIDRSLRTLDDLATRWSITPRTLQRLFNQYVGIGPKWVINRYRMHEALERVDAGKPMDWTQLALDLGYFDQAHFIRDFKALVGCSPVGYARRGQSG